Sequence from the Candidatus Hepatoplasma crinochetorum Av genome:
TTATAATCACTCTGGCTATCCTGGTGGATTAAGAGAACGAAAAGCTTCTGAGATGAAAGCAAAATATCCGGAAGAAATGGTTTATCGTGCTGTTTGAGGAATGGTTCCTCATAATAAATTAGGAAGAAAACAAATTAAAAAATTATTTATTTATCGCGATGATAAACATCCTCATCAAGCACAAAATCCCGAAAAATTAGAAATTAACTTAAAGAAAAATAATTAGGAGCTAAAATGTATCAAACAGTTGGAAAAAGAAAAAGTTCAGTTGCAAGAATAACTATGGAAAAAGGAACTGGGAAAATTATTGTAAACAAAAAAGATATTAAAGATTATTTTTCTCAAGATACTTTAGTAAATGAAATTAAGCAAGGCTTAATAATAACTGATACTGAAAAAGATTTTGATATTGTTGCAAAAGTTTCTGGAGGAGGATTTTCTGGACAAGCAGGTGCTTTGAAACATGCTATTGTAAAAAGTCTTTTACTTGTTTCAGATGATTATCGTAAACCTTTAAAACAAGCAAAATTAATTAGTCGTGATTCAAGAGTAAAAGAACGTAAAAAATATGGGCTTAAAGGAGCAAGAAGAGCTCCACAATTTTCAAAAAGATAGATTTAAAAATTTACCATTTTGGTATAATTTGTACGTTGGTAAAAGTTTTGTTGGTATATCTAAAACCAACTAAACGGAACTGTAGCTCAGTTGGTTAGAGCACACCGCTGATAACGGTGAGGTCGGTGGTTCAAGTCCACTCAGTTCCACCATTTTTTATTTATTTGTAAAGATTTAAAGCAAATAAGAAATGGTTATTTATGAATAAACAATTGCAATGATTTCCTGGACATATGCAAAAAACCTTAGATCAATTATTTGATTTAAAAAAAAACATTAATTTAATTATTGTTGTTTTAGATGCAAGAGCACCAAAATCATCTTTTATTGATATTTTTGGTGATTTTTTAAAAGATAAAAAAGTAATAATTTGTTTAAATAAAAGAGATCTTGTCTCAAAAGAAAAACTTAAAAAATGAGTAAATTTTTATAAAAAAAAATTTACCGATGCAATTACTATTTCTTTGAAAGAAGAAAAAAACTTAGCAAAAATAAACTTATTTAAAATTTTAAAAAAATATCAAAAAGAAAATTTTTATACCAAAGTAATTGTTATTGGAATTCCAAATGTTGGTAAATCAAATTTACTTAATGTTTTAATTGAAAAAAATTCTGCAAAGGTACAAAATATTGCTGGAGTTACAAAAAATTTAGGTTGATATCAAAAAGATCAATTTCTATTTTTAGATACCCCAGGAGTTTTAGTTCCAAAATTTGAAAATGATTTAATAGGAGCAAAAATTGTTTTAATTGGAGGAATAAAAATTAATTTAGTTCCAATTGAAGAAGTTATAAGATTTATGTTTGAAATATTTAAGGAAAAAAATATTTTACTTCCTTTTGCTTCTTTTGAAGATTTACAAAAAAA
This genomic interval carries:
- the rplM gene encoding 50S ribosomal protein L13; translation: MRQTKMAFNNQIEKKWYLIDAKDLVLGRMSTEIAKIITGKNKSSYTPHEDHGDYVIVINANKIYLSGNKLEQKKYYNHSGYPGGLRERKASEMKAKYPEEMVYRAVWGMVPHNKLGRKQIKKLFIYRDDKHPHQAQNPEKLEINLKKNN
- a CDS encoding GTPase, translating into MNKQLQWFPGHMQKTLDQLFDLKKNINLIIVVLDARAPKSSFIDIFGDFLKDKKVIICLNKRDLVSKEKLKKWVNFYKKKFTDAITISLKEEKNLAKINLFKILKKYQKENFYTKVIVIGIPNVGKSNLLNVLIEKNSAKVQNIAGVTKNLGWYQKDQFLFLDTPGVLVPKFENDLIGAKIVLIGGIKINLVPIEEVIRFMFEIFKEKNILLPFASFEDLQKKIKIEKEQTKTYLNLINDYQKGKYGKFILD
- the rpsI gene encoding 30S ribosomal protein S9, giving the protein MYQTVGKRKSSVARITMEKGTGKIIVNKKDIKDYFSQDTLVNEIKQGLIITDTEKDFDIVAKVSGGGFSGQAGALKHAIVKSLLLVSDDYRKPLKQAKLISRDSRVKERKKYGLKGARRAPQFSKR